The Elaeis guineensis isolate ETL-2024a chromosome 13, EG11, whole genome shotgun sequence genome includes a region encoding these proteins:
- the LOC105060691 gene encoding uncharacterized protein, with product MGRSLSDSSGAFSECNSDCSGEFSPTSTGGAAHHRLLISCAADYSDDVVRDLISDLESPSVPIESQRHAAMFLRLLAKHSSENRLKIARAGAVRPLVALLSHADPQLQEHGVTAILNLSICPENKDPIAAAGAIRPLILVLKTGTPAARENAACALLRLSEIEEHKIAIGRSGAIPHLVNLLETGGQRGKKDASTALFLLCSTRENKILAVKDGIVRPLLELMADPGSGMVDKAAYVLNSVVAVAEGRTAAVEEGGIPVLVEMVEVGTQRQKEIAMLTLLEICKESVAYRTMVSREGAIPPLVALSQSGATRAKQKVEELIELLRQPRAAEGGEGRRRRG from the exons ATGGGCCGCTCCTTAAGCGACTCCTCCGGAGCCTTCAGCGAATGCAACAGCGACTGCTCCGGCGAGTTCTCCCCCACCTCCACCGGCGGCGCCGCCCACCACCGCCTTCTCATCTCCTGCGCTGCCGACTACTCCGACGATGTCGTCCGCGACCTCATCTCGGACCTCGAATCCCCCTCCGTCCCCATCGAATCCCAGAGACACGCCGCCATGTTCCTCCGACTCCTCGCTAAGCACAGCTCGGAGAACCGCCTGAAGATCGCCCGTGCCGGCGCCGTCCGCCCCCTCGTCGCTCTTCTCTCCCACGCTGACCCCCAGCTCCAGGAGCACGGCGTCACCGCCATCCTCAACCTCTCCATCTGCCCCGAGAACAAGGATCCCATCGCCGCCGCTGGCGCCATCCGGCCCCTCATCCTTGTCCTCAAGACCGGTACCCCCGCCGCCCGCGAGAACGCCGCCTGCGCCCTCCTCCGCCTCTCCGAGATCGAGGAGCACAAGATCGCCATCGGCCGCTCCGGCGCGATCCCCCACCTTGTCAACCTCCTCGAGACCGGCGGCCAGAGGGGGAAGAAGGACGCCTCCACGGCGCTCTTCTTGCTGTGCTCCACTCGGGAGAACAAGATCCTAGCCGTCAAGGACGGGATCGTGCGGCCGCTGCTGGAACTGATGGCGGATCCGGGGTCCGGGATGGTAGACAAGGCGGCGTACGTGCTGAACTCGGTGGTGGCGGTGGCAGAGGGGCGGACGGCGGCGGTCGAAGAGGGGGGGATTCCGGTGCTCGTCGAGATGGTGGAGGTCGGCACCCAGCGACAGAAAGAGATCGCGATGTTGACGCTCCTCGAGATCTGCAAGGAGAGCGTCGCCTACCGGACGATGGTCTCCCGTGAGGGCGCCATCCCGCCGCTCGTCGCGCTCTCCCAGTCCGGCGCCACCCGGGCCAAACAGAAG GTGGAGGAGTTGATTGAGCTGTTACGGCAGCCGAGAGCAGCGGAGGGCGGGGAAGGGCGGCGGAGGAGGGGATGA